TTTGCAACCTGTTCAGCTGATGGCACAGTTAGGTTATGGGATCTTGTCTTACAACCTGATCTATTAAGGGATAATGCTGacaataattatttgatcacTGAAGCAGAGGGGATTATTAATATAGGTAAAGGCCTCAGTTATAATAGGTCCTAGCATAAGTTGGAAGCATGTTAAAATGTGCAGATTTGTTTAGTTATCATTCCAGGcactttatcttttttttttttttggatttattatgaattgaaatgtgttttagtaagttaatttatatttgtacTTTCCACCCTGCAACTGTTggattaaatttctttttttcttttgcctgAAGCAGTGAGTGCCGGAAGTTTTGAGATCGCCACTGAGGATACAGCTTTTGGCAATCTAGGTTTGCGGTCAATGGCAATTAGTTCAGATGGAAAATACATGGCTGTTGGTGATTGTGAGGGAAACCTCCATATCTATGATCTTCACAATTCTGATTATACATGCATTAAGGTAAACTTGAGGCAACCATAATGCAttaagatatttattttaaaaaaaatttagtgctGTGAGTACTTTAACTATGTCTGCAACTAGCTTACTATGTTCTGTCTGTCTTACAAATTATATTCTTTAATGCCACAGGATTCCCATGATGCAGAGATTCTCTCATTGAGTTTTAGCGTGTCAAGTACAAAGGATATAGATTCTGGAGGAAATGACAATCATTACTTGCTTGCTTCTGGGGGACGGGATCGAATAATCCATCTCTATGATGTTAAAaggttttaattgaatatttaatgtctctttttctctttttgaaatttattggaGCTTCTTGGATCTGTATGCTGAATGATCTAATACCCTTCATGTCAGGAACTTTGAGGTCATTGGAAGTATAGATGACCACTCAGCTGCTGTGACTTCTGTTAAACTTGTTTGCAATGGATGTAAGATTCTGAGTTGCAGTGCTGATAGGTATTTtgctttatatataaaaatgagaCCTGGTTGATCAGGAAACTACTTGAGAAAATGACGAAGAGAGACAAAATCACTGTTAGTTTGTACTCTAGATAGTTTAATTTTGTTCAATGGCATATGAAAtggctttaatttgttttaattgctTTCAACTAAAACCAAAAGATTATGGTttgcatttaatatttatatcttgcaatttttatttttatcaaatgatTACTTACCATGGGCGTCCATAAGGCTAATCTTAGCTAATGTCCTTTTTTTATCCCCCATAGGTCCCTTGTGTTCCGTGATGTCTGTTTAACTGATAACAGATGTAAGGTTTCACGTCGTCACCACCAAATGGCATCTAATGGAACTGTCTATGATATGTCCATAGACCCAGAGATGGAGGCTGTTGTCACTGCTGGGCAAGTAAGTTTAAACATCTTGTTATCTCCGGGGGAGTAATTGGCATATTCCAATGGCAGTTTCAAGAGCTGCCTCAAATGATTTTCGTGCAACCAGGCCCTTAAATCCATCATATGGTTAAATGCTACTCATTAACAAGTAACCTTTAGTTGACTGTTTGACATAATTTGCAGATGCCTCATGTTTGAAACCCCAAttctttgaattaattattagatCATTCAAGCAAAACAATTTTGCAGATGCCTCATGTTTGAAATCCCAGTTCTTTGAATTAATTATGTGGTTTCTTTCAGGATAAGAAGATAAACATATTTGACATGGCTAGTGGAAAGCTTATTAGATCATTCAAGCAAAACAAAGACTTTGGTGATCCAATAAAGGTGAGTTATGACTTATGAGTGAATAATTAGGAGGATTTGACCATAAATGTTTCTGCTGCTGAAACTTTATGTTCGTCAGGTTACAATGGACCCTAGTGGCAGCTACTTTGTATGTTCATTTTCAAACAAGTCTATGTGTGTGTATGATTTTACGACTGGAGAGATGATTGCCCAAGCTGTAGGACATGGAGAAGTTGTGACAGGTGTCATCTTTTTACCAGATTGCAAGCATATAGTTTCTGTGAGTTTTCTCATGGTTAACTATCCCTTTTGACATTATGTGTATCGTGTATTTCACTGAATTTGAACTAATTCAAGGTAACTTATGTTTGTTTACATGAATTCTTCTCAATTTTATGATGCGTTCAGGTAGGTGGTGATGGTTGTATTTTCGTGTGGAAACTTCCCTCTCGCTTGGCTTCCAGGATGTTACAGAAAGTGAAGGAAAAATCTCTTTCATTGTCCCCAAGAACCATATGCATGCCAGCGGCTTTTAATCAAACCATAAATGATGGAGAGGGAAACAAGTCATGCAGAATTGATTTGAAGGATTCATTGCTAGCTGAGAGGTCAAGCCAACTTAAACAAAGAGCGAATTATCATGGATGGGATTCCCAAGAGACCTATGCATTTAAATTAAGCATTTCCAGACTTCCAAAATGGGCACAAGACAAAGTAACAAGGTCTGATTTTGTCCAGAGAAATCTTGAGTTCACTTCACCTCAGGTATTCTTGATGGTAGACTTTGACATGTTGATTTCCATTCATACTTCCAAAGTAAAAAAtcaatggaaaaagaaatggtTTTCTAGATCCTCATTTATCGGATTAATAATATTCTCCCCACATTTTTTCTGTTGTCATAGTAATGTAACCAATAAGATTTTTGGAACTCCGTTAACTTCCATCAGGATTTAGGGATAATCTGAATGATGGATACCTATATTGTTTGTGTTCTGGAAATTTTTAGTGACCAGTTATCTTGAAAGCTGGCAGCGATAGTACTTTGCATTTCTGTGACCATGTGCACTGGCACACAATCGATTTTCTGAGTCTCAGTTTAGTTCTGTTCAgccatttttctttcatttttgaCTGGACTTGTTCATGGATATGAACTGATCACTTTATTCCTGTAAGGAACTGGGAGAATTTCATCTTCCCTTATACCAAAAGAACATTTTGCTTCAGCTGAATGGTTTTGAATTTCATCGAGCCTAATTTATCTTTCTCGTTAATCCCTCCAGCAAATGCAGGAAGAACCAAAAATTTCATCTCGTTTGATTAGCAGTGGTGGGGATCATGGTTCATTGTGCCATGAACATCAAAATCCATCTGGTCCTTGGTCAGGAGGCAACAACTTGTGCCTCAGTAGCTTACACAGTTCTTCCAATGTTACTAAAAGTGAAAGTTCTGCATCACCAGATGAAATAGTTAGGTGaggtttaaataattttatcactgCTGCTCTGCATAAGCTAGGTCCAGCATTCACTATTAGCTTCTATCCTAATGCCTCATGATACTTTATTATTACTTAAGCGGCTCTGCAGTGGAAGATCATTGGTTCACTGTCTACAATGTACGTTTGGATCTACTGAATTCCCCAGAGGTTCAAAATCTTAAAGACATACAGATGCCAGTGTCATCGCCAAAGCTAGGTAAAACCCAATTTTTGTCTTGAAATTGAAGTTTCTTTTATTGCTCTTCTGAATGGCTGCAAGGTTGAAGAGATAGGTACAAGCTTCTCAAGGTCAGTTTGTTGTAACTCATTATGATGAAAAGATTCCAATGAAATTCATGATGGAACTGAAGATAGCAAACAGCAATGCATATATTGGACCTGATATATTAAAGTGCAGTGTCAAGCAGGAAAATTAATGAATCCAGATATTGTAAAGGGGAAAACTAACTAAAGTTAATCGTAGCCTAAAATGAGCTATTATTAACCTTTTTGGTATATCTCTTGCAGTGCAAGGCCTAGCTGAGATGCCAAGTGAGAGTGAAAAATCTTTAGGTCACAGGGTCCATTTCATAGATGCAGGTAAGACTTTCTACCTCAAAACATCTTGTCTTAGCAGTTTTGCTTTCCTAAGCAAGAATCAGAATAATCTTGGCATGGAGAGAACAAAAGTTTGCCACAAGGCAGTTCCTGAATTGATAGTGCAGGTTTATTCTGATTAAACAGAGCCAAGCGCCATGGATGTTGCTACCTTCCGTATTAAGTCTGAGGGCAGTGATCTGTTCAAGGAGCATTTTGGCAACCTGTCTGCAATACTCAAGGTTAGTTTTCATACctgatattttttaaattaaagtctCAAAATGTTCTTCCATTCAGAATTTTGGCAGAAAAGAGCAGAAAGGTGGCCAGAACTGGGGTGGATCTGGGAACCTGAATTATTCTGTTGTTTTTTTCGTTTTATGCCCAGGGTCAGGCTAGGAGTAGATTTAAGTATTTCAAATTAAACCACTTTTCTTGGtttgaaggaaagaaaaagagttattaTGGGTCTTCTTCcaaaaaccatatatatttcaCATTACATAAAGTACCTAACAGACCATATAAACCATTTGGTCGACCCCAAATCTTTTGAAGTTTCATTAAATTCTGTTTACAGGTTGAGAAAAGGCAATCATCTACTAGGAGAAGATACTCTTCACAATATTTTGTACGGCGGGATTATTTAGTGGGTTGCAAAAGACTGTTTAACCCATCTAGTCAAAAGAACGAATCAGCCACTAATGTGAGTTTGGAGGAAGTGGCAGGCTCTATTGATCAGGTACATCTATCATTGTCTATGTCATTGTTTATATCTTTTCCCCTGTAGTTAATGTATTGAAAGACTATTACGAGTAAACTGAAGATAGAAATgttgttttagtaaatataaacacaaattattgaacatatcaaaatctaaacacTGATATAGTATTTGTAAATCTGTCATGTTAATTGTGTTTAAACATATCGAGTTGTGTTCATTACATTGTTTTTGTATCTGTTAAACATATTGTGTTCATATCGTGTCTATAGTTATTATGTTTCTCGTTTGAACCTCGTCACAGGGCATAAACTCAACAAAATGCTCGCTTACACAAAGTTATGCTCTTTCTTATGATGAAAAGGATGAAGAAGATTCATCAACCATTGATGAAGAAAGTGAAGTAGGGGAGAAAATCAGAGCATGTAGAGAAGCATTACTAAGCCTGGACATTGCTGCCGAGAATGTTTTCCAGTTATTTACGAAATTAGGAACAGAATATCCCATGGAAGAGGGTTCAAGTGGATGTAGAGCTCAATTATACGATGAAGCAACTGAGCTACTTCCAAAAATTGCTGAAAAAATCAATGCAGTAGCCAAAGGATTACAAAAGAACACTACTGGCAACTTTGGTTCTTCCGCAAGTAATATTGAAGGAGATTCAACATTTGGACCTATGTTAGGAACACTGGCTGAGAGCTTATCGCAAAGAGTCGTCGAAATAGTAAAACAGAATCTCAGCTCTGTTTAACTCGTTTAATTCTACGAGATTAATCATGTATAGTGAAACGattttcttgtttcaatttattaagattttatctTTCAACAGCATTAAATTGTAGAGTTGTTGCTTGTTGTCAAATTATGGGGTTGGATTGAACTTAGTGCGAATCATTAGAGAACAATTAGTAAGAGATTGGCGGATAAAGGTATgaatataattacaaattttttagtaaaattaagcAAGAATGATCCTCttggtttgaaaatttgagTATCCTCCTAATCAAATTACTAGGGTTGTGTTATAAGAAAGTATTGGTGactactacaaatttaattatgtctAGTTGTAATTAGCttctttatttacaaaataaaataaaaaaaatccttccATTAGAAGTTTgatgataatttgaatttaaggagtttgaaaataaattttattactggctaataaaatttatcaaatttataactaaaaatttaattttattaaaacactttgtttgtagtttaaatttataataaatttatatcttGTAAAACATAGActttatcataaattaataagttatatttaatttagacatcgtatgaaaaatatataatcagttaaacattcaatttacgtatcgaatatttatttaaattaaaattttacaaaaaaataattattaaaccaatcaaTGTTTTATTCCGACTCCACGATCCAATCTAATATTTAGAACTTAATCTAAGCTTTAAAACCAAATCCAAAATTACggtcctttttttcttcttaattggcaagaaaaaaaatcatttttatttattaaaaaaaccaagGAACAATGAAGTGTGAAGTGAGTTCAGTAGTGTCTGCCGTGGGCCAGTCTAAATTTTACGCagagattttctttttctttttcttttaggttaaaatatgttcttGGTCCCTGTActctaataaattgaaatttagtcttCCTACTTATATGTTTAGTAATTTGGTCCctctatttttaagattttaaaatttaggtccaattgttaatactattaaaattatattattaaattcactagtgtaacattttaaaataacaaaatacttaCTTGATAGGTGGTAGCTatgtaacaaaaagaaaatcataataaacttgaatttaatcgAAAactataaggattaaattgtaacgTTTTGGAGAGTATAGGGATTTGAAGCagattttaacctttattttactgctttttttaattaatttttttccgtCGATTCCAACCATAATTCTGATTCTCATTCTGTTGGAACCAAACAGTTATGACACGCTCAATACAGAAAAAAAGAATCTCACTGGgtctcatatttttcaattttcttttcccttttctgaACCTAATAATATGAGCAGAGTGCTCATTTCGTACTACTACTCGTTATGAATCCTAACATATAGCAGCCTCCTCCAGCATTAGCACCGTCGCCACAACAGCCGTGACCCCACCGTCCTTCTACTTCCTGTGACCGCCATCCTGAAGAGCATTTTACTAGCTTTTTCCTTTCATACCTCTGCAAACGTCTTGCTCTTCTCGAATTTTCTTCTAGTTCTCCGAAATCTCCAATCGCCGCCACTACTTCCACCTCTACAGCCGCATTTAAAGCCGTTTTCAAGCCTTCCAGAGGAGGCGGTAATCGAATTAGGTTTTTGCCCGAGCTACAACGAGTAAAGTCTTTCTCGGCCTCGAAAAAGGAGGGTTCTCAAAAAACGCTTTGGTCACTCTTCTATCGAGATGCCGAGAGAAACCCACATAAGAAAGAAACAGCTGGAAACGGAAGGCCTTTTGAAATTGATGAAGTTGAAGCCCCAAATTTGGGTTCTTCTTCAAATGTCTTTCAAGGTCCCGTTTTTGAAAGCAAAGAAGAAGGCCGAACCGAGAGTGGAATCGATCACGCAGGTGTGATAGAGATCATAGAAGAACAGCCCAATGTATCAGTTGCTAACGCGAGtttaattgaatagaaatttGAAGATATTGTAGAGGAATAAGAAACGGAACTCTGTCAAGAAGTGGAGCTGAAGCC
The window above is part of the Gossypium raimondii isolate GPD5lz chromosome 9, ASM2569854v1, whole genome shotgun sequence genome. Proteins encoded here:
- the LOC105799923 gene encoding uncharacterized protein LOC105799923 isoform X3; translated protein: MKTNRKLKKSDPASSKLVLKEIIGLTTKNANGLAAAVSTSSFVYVAGCVAVVYDAESGTQLHLMLSHRMAKPLSCVAMSRDGRFIAAGESGPQPSVLVWDYVTRTFISELKGHIYGIECIAFSPDGKHLVSVGGYIYLWDWRSGILVTKLKASSSCSSVTSVTFSSDANYIVTAGKKHLKFWAVGASPRTRMNKGTVSLSIHAKPINLGPQKGSSFISVSSAIWTDGSVVNCDQADELFPIYALTGAGVLCLIDSGLSLRNSVDLKVEKGFALSASSKLIACACSNGQVQLFNGVDLGYVGSLLYSKAKSCHGEIDLFCPKAGENNFQLAPTLPDAVACQFISEKLVVIYGDHSLHIWNFHQENEATRSFALISHSACIWDIKNLCCEKMHDPSLMCAAKGCSGGVSFATCSADGTVRLWDLVLQPDLLRDNADNNYLITEAEGIINIAVSAGSFEIATEDTAFGNLGLRSMAISSDGKYMAVGDCEGNLHIYDLHNSDYTCIKDSHDAEILSLSFSVSSTKDIDSGGNDNHYLLASGGRDRIIHLYDVKRNFEVIGSIDDHSAAVTSVKLVCNGCKILSCSADRSLVFRDVCLTDNRCKVSRRHHQMASNGTVYDMSIDPEMEAVVTAGQDKKINIFDMASGKLIRSFKQNKDFGDPIKVTMDPSGSYFVCSFSNKSMCVYDFTTGEMIAQAVGHGEVVTGVIFLPDCKHIVSVGGDGCIFVWKLPSRLASRMLQKVKEKSLSLSPRTICMPAAFNQTINDGEGNKSCRIDLKDSLLAERSSQLKQRANYHGWDSQETYAFKLSISRLPKWAQDKVTRSDFVQRNLEFTSPQQMQEEPKISSRLISSGGDHGSLCHEHQNPSGPWSGGNNLCLSSLHSSSNVTKSESSASPDEIVSGSAVEDHWFTVYNVRLDLLNSPEVQNLKDIQMPVSSPKLVQGLAEMPSESEKSLGHRVHFIDAEPSAMDVATFRIKSEGSDLFKEHFGNLSAILKVEKRQSSTRRRYSSQYFVRRDYLVGCKRLFNPSSQKNESATNVSLEEVAGSIDQDEEDSSTIDEESEVGEKIRACREALLSLDIAAENVFQLFTKLGTEYPMEEGSSGCRAQLYDEATELLPKIAEKINAVAKGLQKNTTGNFGSSASNIEGDSTFGPMLGTLAESLSQRVVEIVKQNLSSV
- the LOC105799923 gene encoding uncharacterized protein LOC105799923 isoform X4, encoding MKTNRKLKKSDPASSKLVLKEIIGLTTKNANGLAAAVSTSSFVYVAGCVAVVYDAESGTQLHLMLSHRMAKPLSCVAMSRDGRFIAAGESGPQPSVLVWDYVTRTFISELKGHIYGIECIAFSPDGKHLVSVGGYIYLWDWRSGILVTKLKASSSCSSVTSVTFSSDANYIVTAGKKHLKFWAVGASPRTRMNKGTVSLSIHAKPINLGPQKGSSFISVSSAIWTDGSVVNCDQADELFPIYALTGAGVLCLIDSGLSLRNSVDLKVEKGFALSASSKLIACACSNGQVQLFNGVDLGYVGSLLYSKAKSCHGEIDLFCPKAGENNFQLAPTLPDAVACQFISEKLVVIYGDHSLHIWNFHQENEATRSFALISHSACIWDIKNLCCEKMHDPSLMCAAKGCSGGVSFATCSADGTVRLWDLVLQPDLLRDNADNNYLITEAEGIINIAVSAGSFEIATEDTAFGNLGLRSMAISSDGKYMAVGDCEGNLHIYDLHNSDYTCIKDSHDAEILSLSFSVSSTKDIDSGGNDNHYLLASGGRDRIIHLYDVKRNFEVIGSIDDHSAAVTSVKLVCNGCKILSCSADRSLVFRDVCLTDNRCKVSRRHHQMASNGTVYDMSIDPEMEAVVTAGQDKKINIFDMASGKLIRSFKQNKDFGDPIKVTMDPSGSYFVCSFSNKSMCVYDFTTGEMIAQAVGHGEVVTGVIFLPDCKHIVSVGGDGCIFVWKLPSRLASRMLQKVKEKSLSLSPRTICMPAAFNQTINDGEGNKSCRIDLKDSLLAERSSQLKQRANYHGWDSQETYAFKLSISRLPKWAQDKVTRSDFVQRNLEFTSPQQMQEEPKISSRLISSGGDHGSLCHEHQNPSGPWSGGNNLCLSSLHSSSNVTKSESSASPDEIVSGSAVEDHWFTVYNVRLDLLNSPEVQNLKDIQMPVSSPKLVQGLAEMPSESEKSLGHRVHFIDAGLF
- the LOC105799923 gene encoding uncharacterized protein LOC105799923 isoform X1 → MKTNRKLKKSDPASSKLVLKEIIGLTTKNANGLAAAVSTSSFVYVAGCVAVVYDAESGTQLHLMLSHRMAKPLSCVAMSRDGRFIAAGESGPQPSVLVWDYVTRTFISELKGHIYGIECIAFSPDGKHLVSVGGYIYLWDWRSGILVTKLKASSSCSSVTSVTFSSDANYIVTAGKKHLKFWAVGASPRTRMNKGTVSLSIHAKPINLGPQKGSSFISVSSAIWTDGSVVNCDQADELFPIYALTGAGVLCLIDSGLSLRNSVDLKVEKGFALSASSKLIACACSNGQVQLFNGVDLGYVGSLLYSKAKSCHGEIDLFCPKAGENNFQLAPTLPDAVACQFISEKLVVIYGDHSLHIWNFHQENEATRSFALISHSACIWDIKNLCCEKMHDPSLMCAAKGCSGGVSFATCSADGTVRLWDLVLQPDLLRDNADNNYLITEAEGIINIAVSAGSFEIATEDTAFGNLGLRSMAISSDGKYMAVGDCEGNLHIYDLHNSDYTCIKDSHDAEILSLSFSVSSTKDIDSGGNDNHYLLASGGRDRIIHLYDVKRNFEVIGSIDDHSAAVTSVKLVCNGCKILSCSADRSLVFRDVCLTDNRCKVSRRHHQMASNGTVYDMSIDPEMEAVVTAGQDKKINIFDMASGKLIRSFKQNKDFGDPIKVTMDPSGSYFVCSFSNKSMCVYDFTTGEMIAQAVGHGEVVTGVIFLPDCKHIVSVGGDGCIFVWKLPSRLASRMLQKVKEKSLSLSPRTICMPAAFNQTINDGEGNKSCRIDLKDSLLAERSSQLKQRANYHGWDSQETYAFKLSISRLPKWAQDKVTRSDFVQRNLEFTSPQQMQEEPKISSRLISSGGDHGSLCHEHQNPSGPWSGGNNLCLSSLHSSSNVTKSESSASPDEIVSGSAVEDHWFTVYNVRLDLLNSPEVQNLKDIQMPVSSPKLVQGLAEMPSESEKSLGHRVHFIDAEPSAMDVATFRIKSEGSDLFKEHFGNLSAILKVEKRQSSTRRRYSSQYFVRRDYLVGCKRLFNPSSQKNESATNVSLEEVAGSIDQGINSTKCSLTQSYALSYDEKDEEDSSTIDEESEVGEKIRACREALLSLDIAAENVFQLFTKLGTEYPMEEGSSGCRAQLYDEATELLPKIAEKINAVAKGLQKNTTGNFGSSASNIEGDSTFGPMLGTLAESLSQRVVEIVKQNLSSV
- the LOC105799923 gene encoding uncharacterized protein LOC105799923 isoform X2, which codes for MKTNRKLKKSDPASSKLVLKEIIGLTTKNANGLAAAVSTSSFVYVAGCVAVVYDAESGTQLHLMLSHRMAKPLSCVAMSRDGRFIAAGESGPQPSVLVWDYVTRTFISELKGHIYGIECIAFSPDGKHLVSVGGYIYLWDWRSGILVTKLKASSSCSSVTSVTFSSDANYIVTAGKKHLKFWAVGASPRTRMNKGTVSLSIHAKPINLGPQKGSSFISVSSAIWTDGSVVNCDQADELFPIYALTGAGVLCLIDSGLSLRNSVDLKVEKGFALSASSKLIACACSNGQVQLFNGVDLGYVGSLLYSKAKSCHGEIDLFCPKAGENNFQLAPTLPDAVACQFISEKLVVIYGDHSLHIWNFHQENEATRSFALISHSACIWDIKNLCCEKMHDPSLMCAAKGCSGGVSFATCSADGTVRLWDLVLQPDLLRDNADNNYLITEAEGIINIVSAGSFEIATEDTAFGNLGLRSMAISSDGKYMAVGDCEGNLHIYDLHNSDYTCIKDSHDAEILSLSFSVSSTKDIDSGGNDNHYLLASGGRDRIIHLYDVKRNFEVIGSIDDHSAAVTSVKLVCNGCKILSCSADRSLVFRDVCLTDNRCKVSRRHHQMASNGTVYDMSIDPEMEAVVTAGQDKKINIFDMASGKLIRSFKQNKDFGDPIKVTMDPSGSYFVCSFSNKSMCVYDFTTGEMIAQAVGHGEVVTGVIFLPDCKHIVSVGGDGCIFVWKLPSRLASRMLQKVKEKSLSLSPRTICMPAAFNQTINDGEGNKSCRIDLKDSLLAERSSQLKQRANYHGWDSQETYAFKLSISRLPKWAQDKVTRSDFVQRNLEFTSPQQMQEEPKISSRLISSGGDHGSLCHEHQNPSGPWSGGNNLCLSSLHSSSNVTKSESSASPDEIVSGSAVEDHWFTVYNVRLDLLNSPEVQNLKDIQMPVSSPKLVQGLAEMPSESEKSLGHRVHFIDAEPSAMDVATFRIKSEGSDLFKEHFGNLSAILKVEKRQSSTRRRYSSQYFVRRDYLVGCKRLFNPSSQKNESATNVSLEEVAGSIDQGINSTKCSLTQSYALSYDEKDEEDSSTIDEESEVGEKIRACREALLSLDIAAENVFQLFTKLGTEYPMEEGSSGCRAQLYDEATELLPKIAEKINAVAKGLQKNTTGNFGSSASNIEGDSTFGPMLGTLAESLSQRVVEIVKQNLSSV